TCAAAGCCCCTATTTTTGGCGACTTGGTCTATAAAGCAATTATTGCGCGTTATAGTCGTACGCTTGCCACGACCTTTGCAGCGGGTGTGCCATTAATTGATGCGCTCGAATCTACAGCAGGCGCAACCAATAATGTTGTTTATGAAGAAGCCGTAATGAAAATTCGTGATGACGTGGCAACAGGTCAACAATTACAATTTGCAATGCGCCTCACCAATTTATTCCCTTCAATGGCCATTCAAATGGTTGCAATTGGGGAGGAATCAGGTTCGTTAGATGCCATGCTTGATAAAGTCGCAACACACTTTGAAAATGAAGTAGATAATGCGGTAGATGGCTTAACCTCAATGATGGAGCCATTAATCATGGCTGTACTCGGGGTGCTTGTCGGTGGCCTCGTGATTGCCATGTACCTTCCAATCTTCCAAATGGGTTCTGTAGTCTAATGGCTGATATTCTCAACTATTTCATCATCACACCCAGTGCACTATATCTTTTGGTTGGTTTACTTGGTTTATGTATTGGTAGTTTTTTAAATGTTGTGATTTATCGCACACCGAAAATGATGGAGCAAGAATGGCAACAAGAATGCCAACTCTTGCTGCATCCAGAACAAGCCATTATTGATCAAAGTAAACTGACATTAAGCACACCTGCTTCAACTTGTCCAAAATGTAAATCGCCGATTCATTGGTATCAAAACATTCCTGTGATCAGCTGGTTAGTTTTACGTGGTCAATGTGGCACATGTAAAAACCCAATTAGCATTCGCTATCCATTTATTGAAGTCTTAACTGCCTGTTGCTCTCTTTTAGTGGTTGCGGTTTATGGACCAACGCTTGCGATGCTATTTGGTCTCATCCTAACATGGACACTTATTGCACTCACGTTTATCGATTTCGATACACAACTGCTGCCAGACCGCTTCACTTTGCCTTTAGCTGCACTAGGTTTGGGTATTAATAGTTTTGCCATTTATACCTCTGCAACTTCTGCGATTTGGGGCTATATCATCGGTTTTTTATGCTTATGGGTGGTCTATTATGCGTTTAAAATCATCACAGGCAAAGAAGGCATGGGCTATGGCGATTTTAAATTACTCGCTGCTCTAGGCGCATGGATGGGACCTCTCATGCTACCGTTAATCGTCTTACTCTCCTCTT
The DNA window shown above is from Acinetobacter piscicola and carries:
- a CDS encoding prepilin peptidase, which codes for MADILNYFIITPSALYLLVGLLGLCIGSFLNVVIYRTPKMMEQEWQQECQLLLHPEQAIIDQSKLTLSTPASTCPKCKSPIHWYQNIPVISWLVLRGQCGTCKNPISIRYPFIEVLTACCSLLVVAVYGPTLAMLFGLILTWTLIALTFIDFDTQLLPDRFTLPLAALGLGINSFAIYTSATSAIWGYIIGFLCLWVVYYAFKIITGKEGMGYGDFKLLAALGAWMGPLMLPLIVLLSSLVGAIIGIILLKVRKENQPFAFGPYIAIAGWIAFLWGEQIMKVYLGQN